The following proteins come from a genomic window of Actinacidiphila yeochonensis CN732:
- a CDS encoding DJ-1/PfpI family protein has protein sequence MAVKILLVTGDAGESLEVLYPYQRLLEEGYAVEVAAPTRKTLQFVVHDFVDGFDTYTEKPGYTWPADLGFDDVDPADYAALVIPGGRAPEYLRNDPRLRRIVAHFFTEGKPVAQICHGPLIPGAAGVLGGHRTAAYPALEPDVTAAGARYEDGDGVVDGTLVSARAWPDHPTWMRAFIEVLRKSAPAA, from the coding sequence ATGGCGGTGAAGATCCTTCTGGTGACCGGGGACGCCGGGGAATCCCTGGAAGTGCTCTATCCCTACCAGCGCTTGCTGGAGGAGGGCTACGCGGTGGAGGTGGCCGCGCCGACCCGTAAGACGCTCCAGTTCGTGGTGCACGACTTCGTCGACGGCTTCGACACCTACACGGAGAAGCCCGGCTACACCTGGCCCGCGGACCTCGGCTTCGACGACGTCGACCCGGCGGACTACGCCGCGTTGGTGATCCCGGGCGGCCGCGCACCCGAGTACCTGCGCAACGACCCTCGGCTGCGGCGGATCGTGGCCCACTTCTTCACGGAGGGCAAACCGGTCGCGCAGATCTGCCACGGTCCGCTGATCCCGGGCGCCGCCGGGGTGCTCGGCGGCCACCGTACGGCCGCCTATCCGGCGCTGGAGCCGGACGTCACGGCGGCCGGCGCGCGGTACGAGGACGGCGACGGGGTCGTGGACGGCACGCTGGTCTCCGCGCGGGCCTGGCCCGACCACCCGACGTGGATGCGGGCGTTCATCGAGGTACTGCGGAAGTCCGCCCCGGCCGCGTAG
- the era gene encoding GTPase Era gives MGAMSARTPASGPAATPGAAATPASAGGAPHRSGFACFVGRPNAGKSTLTNALVGRKVAITSNRPQTTRHTVRGIVHRPEAQLVLVDTPGLHKPRTLLGERLNDVVRTTWAEVDVIGFCLPADQKLGPGDTYIARELAEVRKTPKVAIVTKTDLVDGDQLARQLIAIDQLGRELGFEWAEIVPVSAVADQQVGLLADLLVPLLPEGPALYPEGDLTDEPEQVMVAELIREAALEGVRDELPHSIAVVVEEMLPREGRPADRPLLDIHANLFIERPSQKGIIIGPKGARLKDVGSKSRKHIEALLGTPVFLDLHVKVAKDWQRDPKQLRRLGF, from the coding sequence ATGGGGGCCATGAGCGCTCGTACCCCCGCATCCGGTCCCGCGGCGACGCCCGGGGCGGCCGCCACGCCCGCTTCGGCCGGCGGGGCGCCGCACCGGTCCGGCTTCGCCTGCTTCGTGGGCCGCCCCAACGCCGGCAAGTCCACCCTCACGAACGCTCTGGTGGGCCGGAAGGTGGCCATCACCTCCAACCGGCCGCAGACCACCCGGCACACCGTGCGCGGCATCGTGCACCGGCCCGAGGCGCAGCTCGTCCTCGTCGACACCCCCGGCCTGCACAAGCCCCGCACCCTCCTGGGCGAGCGGCTCAACGACGTGGTGCGCACCACCTGGGCCGAGGTCGACGTGATCGGCTTCTGCCTGCCCGCCGACCAGAAGCTCGGCCCGGGCGACACCTACATCGCGCGCGAGCTGGCCGAGGTCCGCAAGACGCCCAAGGTGGCGATCGTCACCAAGACCGACCTCGTCGACGGCGACCAGCTCGCCCGCCAGCTCATCGCCATCGACCAGCTCGGCCGCGAGCTGGGCTTCGAGTGGGCCGAGATCGTGCCCGTCTCGGCGGTGGCCGACCAGCAGGTGGGGCTCCTCGCCGACCTGCTGGTGCCGCTGCTGCCCGAGGGCCCGGCGCTCTACCCGGAGGGCGACCTCACGGACGAGCCGGAGCAGGTGATGGTGGCCGAGCTGATCCGCGAGGCCGCGCTGGAGGGCGTGCGCGACGAGCTGCCGCACTCCATCGCCGTCGTGGTGGAGGAGATGCTGCCGCGCGAGGGGCGCCCCGCCGACCGGCCGCTGCTCGACATCCACGCCAACCTCTTCATCGAGCGGCCCAGCCAGAAGGGCATCATCATCGGCCCCAAGGGCGCGCGGCTGAAGGACGTCGGGTCGAAGTCCCGGAAGCACATCGAGGCGCTGCTGGGCACCCCCGTCTTCCTCGACCTGCACGTGAAGGTGGCCAAGGACTGGCAGCGCGACCCGAAGCAGCTGCGCCGCCTCGGCTTCTGA
- the ybeY gene encoding rRNA maturation RNase YbeY, with product MAIDVNNESGTELDDEAVLDAARYALQRMRIHPLSELSVILVDEAAMEQLHIQWMDLPGPTDVMSFPMDELRPGKEDEEPVQGLLGDIVLCPEVAKRQGQEAPSQHSMDEELQLLTVHGVLHLLGYDHEEPDEKAEMFGLQKTILDEWRAERGMAGPSPAPTTR from the coding sequence ATGGCGATCGACGTCAACAACGAGTCCGGCACCGAACTCGACGACGAGGCGGTGCTGGACGCCGCCCGTTACGCCCTCCAGCGCATGCGTATCCACCCGCTCTCCGAACTGTCGGTGATCCTGGTGGACGAGGCCGCGATGGAGCAGCTGCACATCCAGTGGATGGACCTGCCCGGCCCCACGGACGTGATGTCCTTCCCGATGGACGAGCTGCGCCCGGGCAAGGAGGACGAGGAGCCGGTGCAGGGCCTCCTCGGCGACATCGTGCTGTGCCCCGAGGTGGCGAAGCGGCAGGGCCAGGAGGCGCCGAGCCAGCACTCGATGGACGAGGAGCTGCAGCTCCTCACCGTCCACGGTGTCCTCCACCTGCTGGGGTACGACCACGAGGAGCCGGACGAGAAGGCCGAGATGTTCGGCCTGCAGAAGACGATCCTGGACGAGTGGCGGGCCGAGCGCGGCATGGCCGGCCCGTCTCCCGCCCCCACCACCCGCTGA
- a CDS encoding MFS transporter, translating into MRKWLPLVAICLGAFILLVDVTIVNVALPSMASDLHASFSSLQWVMDMYALALAALLLAAGSLADLFGHRRLYAIGLAVFALASLAAALSPNAAALITARAVQGVGGAAMFATSAGLVAATYQGRDRGMAFGVWGAVNGAAAALGPVLGGLLTQGIGWQAIFLVNLPIAVVAVVLTLRVLPAGRRGAGRLDVPGAVTFTVAAAALTYALMRGGDHGWTDSLTVIAFVLAGVAAAAFVVAELMTSHPMLDLSLLRRPTFSGLLGGALLYQAGAFGGLVYVSLWLQNVLGLSPIRGGLALMPLAGAAFVAAAVAGKHSHRFAPALPIGGGLVLIGAGAAVLWQSVSAGSHATSLIAGLAVIGVGVGLATPVLVSTAVDAVPANRAGMAGGAVNTFRQLGMSLGIALFGSVFTSRMRHVVSHGGGVRAAYASGLDRIFLASALAALVGGVLVFLTVHRPTPGGDAGAGHRPAAAPEDAAVSAG; encoded by the coding sequence ATGCGCAAGTGGCTGCCCCTGGTGGCGATATGCCTGGGCGCCTTCATCCTGCTGGTCGACGTCACCATCGTGAACGTCGCCCTGCCGAGCATGGCGTCCGACCTCCACGCGTCCTTCTCCTCCCTCCAGTGGGTGATGGACATGTACGCCCTCGCGCTGGCCGCGCTGCTGCTCGCCGCCGGGTCGCTCGCCGACCTGTTCGGGCACCGGCGGCTGTACGCGATCGGCCTGGCCGTCTTCGCGCTCGCCTCGCTGGCGGCCGCGCTCTCCCCGAACGCGGCCGCGCTGATCACCGCGCGGGCGGTGCAGGGAGTCGGCGGCGCGGCGATGTTCGCCACCTCGGCCGGGCTGGTGGCCGCGACCTACCAGGGCCGCGACCGCGGTATGGCCTTCGGCGTCTGGGGCGCGGTCAACGGTGCCGCGGCCGCGCTCGGCCCGGTGCTCGGCGGGCTGCTCACCCAGGGCATCGGCTGGCAGGCGATCTTCCTGGTCAACCTGCCGATCGCGGTGGTCGCCGTCGTCCTCACCCTGCGGGTGCTGCCCGCCGGGCGGCGGGGGGCGGGGCGGCTGGACGTCCCGGGCGCGGTCACCTTCACCGTGGCCGCCGCGGCGCTCACCTACGCGCTGATGCGCGGCGGCGACCACGGCTGGACCGACTCGCTGACGGTCATCGCGTTCGTGCTGGCCGGGGTGGCCGCCGCGGCCTTCGTGGTCGCCGAGCTGATGACCTCGCACCCCATGCTCGACCTGTCCCTGCTGCGCCGTCCCACCTTCTCCGGGCTGCTCGGCGGCGCCCTGCTCTACCAGGCGGGCGCGTTCGGCGGGCTGGTGTACGTCTCCCTGTGGCTCCAGAACGTGCTGGGCCTCAGCCCGATCCGCGGCGGCCTGGCGCTGATGCCGCTGGCGGGTGCGGCGTTCGTGGCCGCGGCCGTCGCCGGCAAGCACAGCCACCGGTTCGCGCCGGCGCTGCCGATCGGCGGCGGGCTGGTGCTGATCGGCGCCGGTGCGGCCGTGCTCTGGCAGTCGGTGTCGGCCGGTTCGCACGCGACCTCGCTGATCGCCGGCCTCGCCGTGATCGGCGTCGGGGTCGGCCTGGCCACGCCGGTGCTGGTCTCCACCGCCGTCGACGCGGTCCCGGCGAACCGCGCGGGCATGGCCGGCGGCGCCGTCAACACCTTCCGCCAACTCGGCATGAGCCTGGGCATCGCCCTGTTCGGTTCGGTGTTCACCTCCCGGATGCGCCACGTCGTCAGCCACGGCGGCGGGGTCCGCGCGGCCTACGCCTCCGGGCTCGACCGGATCTTCCTGGCCTCGGCCCTGGCCGCGCTCGTGGGCGGCGTCCTGGTCTTCCTCACCGTCCACCGCCCCACGCCGGGCGGCGACGCCGGGGCCGGGCACCGACCCGCCGCCGCACCGGAGGACGCGGCCGTGTCGGCGGGCTGA
- a CDS encoding ammonium transporter: MTAGRALLAAPASHAPAVDPGDTAWLLAATALVLLMTPGLALFYGGMVRSKSVLNMFMMSFVSIALVTVVWLVAGYTLAFGPDAGGLGLIGDLSHLGMRGVGPRDVTGHVPTPLFAAFELTFAIITAALISGAVADRTRFGAWTAFVTVWTLAVYVPVAHWVFSPHGWVAARLHALDYAGGTVVEVCSGASGLALAMVLGPRLGFRKEAMRPHNLPLVLLGAGLLWFGWFGFNAGSALAANGLAASAFLNTQAAGCAGLLGWLVVEKRRDGHATTLGAASGSVAGLVAITPSCGSVDLLGAVAVGLAAGVVCSYAVSWKFRWGVDDSLDVVGVHMMGGVIGTVLVGLLATRTMTGGPRGLLYGGGLGQLWRQAVAVAAVGAYAFAVTYGIGWALERLVGFRASEEEERTGLDLTLHAETAYDHGVLTHGTAHGALHAGHPGAVRPAPPATDRSPFA, translated from the coding sequence CTGACCGCCGGCCGCGCCCTCCTGGCCGCTCCGGCCTCCCACGCCCCGGCGGTCGACCCGGGCGACACGGCCTGGCTGCTGGCGGCCACCGCGCTGGTGCTGCTGATGACACCGGGGCTCGCGCTCTTCTACGGCGGCATGGTCCGCAGCAAGAGCGTCCTCAACATGTTCATGATGAGCTTCGTCTCGATCGCGCTGGTCACGGTGGTGTGGCTGGTCGCCGGATACACCCTGGCCTTCGGCCCGGACGCCGGCGGGCTCGGGCTGATCGGGGACCTCAGCCACCTGGGGATGCGCGGGGTGGGGCCGCGGGACGTCACCGGGCACGTGCCGACGCCGCTCTTCGCCGCCTTCGAACTGACCTTCGCGATCATCACCGCGGCGCTGATCAGCGGGGCGGTCGCGGACCGTACCCGGTTCGGCGCCTGGACGGCCTTCGTGACGGTCTGGACACTGGCCGTGTACGTGCCGGTGGCGCACTGGGTGTTCAGCCCGCACGGCTGGGTGGCGGCCCGGCTGCACGCGCTGGACTACGCCGGCGGCACCGTCGTCGAGGTCTGCTCGGGCGCCTCCGGACTGGCCCTGGCGATGGTCCTCGGGCCGCGGCTCGGCTTCCGCAAGGAGGCCATGCGCCCGCACAACCTGCCGCTGGTGCTGCTGGGCGCGGGCCTGCTGTGGTTCGGCTGGTTCGGCTTCAACGCCGGCTCGGCGCTGGCCGCGAACGGGCTGGCCGCCTCCGCCTTCCTCAACACCCAGGCGGCGGGCTGCGCGGGCCTGCTGGGCTGGCTGGTGGTGGAGAAGCGCCGCGACGGCCACGCCACCACCCTGGGCGCCGCCTCGGGCTCGGTGGCGGGGCTGGTGGCGATCACCCCGTCGTGCGGCAGCGTGGACCTGCTCGGCGCGGTGGCCGTCGGCCTGGCCGCGGGTGTGGTCTGCTCGTACGCGGTGAGCTGGAAGTTCCGCTGGGGCGTGGACGACTCGCTGGACGTGGTGGGCGTGCACATGATGGGCGGCGTGATCGGCACCGTGCTCGTCGGACTGCTGGCCACCCGCACCATGACCGGCGGCCCGCGCGGCCTGCTCTACGGCGGCGGCCTCGGCCAGCTGTGGCGGCAGGCGGTCGCGGTGGCGGCGGTCGGCGCGTACGCGTTCGCGGTGACGTACGGGATCGGCTGGGCCCTGGAGCGGCTGGTGGGCTTCCGGGCCAGCGAGGAGGAGGAGCGCACCGGCCTCGACCTGACCCTGCACGCCGAGACCGCCTACGATCACGGCGTACTCACCCACGGCACCGCGCACGGGGCCCTGCACGCGGGCCACCCCGGGGCCGTCCGCCCGGCGCCGCCCGCCACCGACAGGAGCCCGTTCGCATGA
- a CDS encoding hemolysin family protein, whose translation MIVSAVLLLIVAWLAACAETGMARVSRFRAEEAMRSGRRGAVRLLLVASDPTRYLNVALLVRVACETAAAVLITVEADRHFDHTWQVLCVAIGVMVLVSYVAVGVSPRTIGRQHPVGTATAAAYVLLPLARVMGPVPGLLILLGNALTPGKGFRRGPFASEAELRAAVDLAESESLIEDEERRMVHSVFELGDTIVREVMVPRTELVMIERFKTVRQAMTLALRSGFSRIPVTGDGEDDVVGFVYLKDLARRVHINREAESDPVSSLIRPAYFVPDTKNAGDLLREMQQQRNHVAVVVDEYGGTAGMVTIEDILEEIVGEITDEYDRELPPVEDLGGGRYRVTARLDIGDLGELYGVPLDDDDVETVGGLLAKSLGRVPIPGAVAVVPLPEPAGGSGLSGSFAGAEATALRLTAETQAGRRNRIGTVLVEPITPDGPAGDGGATVGA comes from the coding sequence ATGATCGTCTCCGCGGTCCTGCTGCTGATCGTCGCCTGGCTGGCCGCCTGCGCCGAGACCGGAATGGCCCGCGTCTCGCGGTTCCGCGCCGAGGAGGCCATGCGGTCCGGCCGGCGCGGCGCCGTGCGGCTGCTGCTCGTCGCCTCCGACCCCACCCGCTACCTGAACGTCGCGCTGCTGGTCCGTGTGGCCTGCGAGACGGCGGCGGCGGTGCTGATCACCGTGGAGGCGGACCGGCACTTCGACCACACCTGGCAGGTGCTGTGCGTGGCCATCGGGGTGATGGTGCTGGTGTCGTACGTGGCCGTCGGCGTCTCCCCGCGCACCATCGGCCGCCAGCACCCGGTGGGCACCGCCACGGCCGCCGCGTACGTGCTGCTGCCGCTGGCCCGGGTGATGGGGCCGGTGCCGGGGCTGCTGATCCTGCTCGGCAACGCGCTCACCCCCGGCAAGGGCTTCCGGCGCGGCCCGTTCGCCAGCGAGGCCGAGCTGCGGGCGGCGGTGGACCTGGCCGAGTCGGAGTCGCTGATCGAGGACGAGGAGCGCCGGATGGTGCACTCGGTCTTCGAGCTCGGCGACACGATCGTGCGCGAGGTGATGGTGCCGCGCACCGAGCTGGTGATGATCGAGCGGTTCAAGACGGTCCGGCAGGCCATGACGCTGGCGCTGCGCAGCGGCTTCTCCCGTATCCCGGTCACCGGGGACGGGGAGGACGACGTGGTCGGCTTCGTCTACCTCAAGGACCTGGCCCGGCGGGTGCACATCAACCGCGAGGCGGAGTCCGACCCGGTCTCCTCGCTGATCCGGCCCGCGTACTTCGTGCCCGACACGAAGAACGCCGGCGACCTGCTGCGGGAGATGCAGCAGCAGCGCAACCACGTGGCCGTGGTCGTCGACGAGTACGGCGGCACGGCGGGCATGGTGACGATCGAGGACATCCTGGAGGAGATCGTCGGCGAGATCACCGACGAGTACGACCGCGAGCTGCCGCCGGTGGAGGACCTCGGCGGCGGCCGCTACCGGGTGACGGCCCGGCTGGACATCGGCGACCTGGGGGAGCTGTACGGGGTGCCGCTGGACGACGACGACGTGGAGACGGTCGGCGGCCTCCTGGCGAAGTCCCTCGGGCGGGTGCCGATTCCGGGGGCGGTGGCGGTGGTGCCGCTGCCGGAGCCGGCGGGCGGTTCCGGGCTCTCCGGCTCCTTCGCGGGAGCCGAGGCCACGGCGCTGCGGCTGACCGCGGAGACGCAGGCGGGACGGCGGAACCGGATCGGCACGGTCCTGGTGGAGCCGATCACGCCGGACGGCCCGGCCGGCGACGGCGGGGCGACCGTCGGCGCCTGA
- a CDS encoding YkvA family protein: MHQGDVKVLLVVAGVLALATLVLAVRLAFRLVGARRLLRSSQIPLSSKALFWGSLIYLVCPVDLLPDPIYLDDAGFLLLALRSLHKAALRAGLDDRLSRRIRADRPGPAPSKPRRTRADRPGPAPSKPRRAR; the protein is encoded by the coding sequence GTGCACCAAGGCGACGTGAAGGTGCTGCTGGTGGTGGCCGGGGTGCTCGCGCTGGCCACCCTGGTGCTGGCGGTGCGGCTGGCGTTCCGGCTGGTGGGCGCCCGCAGGCTGCTGCGCTCCTCGCAGATCCCGCTGTCGAGCAAGGCGCTCTTCTGGGGCTCGCTGATCTACCTGGTCTGCCCGGTGGACCTGCTGCCCGACCCGATCTACCTGGACGACGCGGGTTTCCTGCTGCTGGCCCTGCGCTCGCTGCACAAGGCCGCGCTCCGGGCGGGCCTGGACGACCGCCTCTCCCGCCGCATCCGCGCCGACCGGCCCGGCCCGGCGCCGTCCAAGCCCCGCCGCACCCGCGCCGACCGGCCCGGCCCGGCGCCGTCCAAGCCCCGCCGCGCCCGCTGA
- a CDS encoding cytidine/deoxycytidylate deaminase family protein — translation MIARMTEEQPHAAPENPEDRKLLTLARSARARNGVPEGAAVRDETGRTYVAGTVELPSLRLTALQTAVAMAVASGARSLEAGAVVTAAEAPADADRAALRDLGGPDTVLLLAGPDGAVRTATTAG, via the coding sequence ATGATCGCGCGTATGACCGAAGAGCAGCCGCACGCCGCCCCCGAGAACCCCGAGGACCGCAAGCTCCTGACCCTCGCCCGGTCCGCGCGGGCCCGCAACGGGGTGCCCGAGGGTGCCGCCGTCCGCGACGAGACGGGCCGCACCTACGTCGCCGGGACGGTGGAGCTGCCGTCGCTGCGGCTGACGGCCCTGCAGACCGCCGTCGCGATGGCGGTCGCCAGCGGCGCCCGCTCCCTGGAGGCCGGCGCGGTGGTCACCGCCGCCGAGGCCCCCGCCGACGCCGACCGGGCCGCCCTGCGCGACCTCGGCGGTCCGGACACGGTGCTGCTGCTGGCCGGCCCGGACGGCGCGGTGCGCACCGCCACCACCGCCGGCTGA
- a CDS encoding Lrp/AsnC family transcriptional regulator, translating into MKNVLPWAPLAVLDLLDRRVLHALQIDGRVSFARIGEVLGVSDQTIARRYARLRRDGVARVLGLTDPLRIGLTPWLVRVRCTPDAAASVGEALARRTDTRWVSLISGGTEISCTMQSEAPGQGSSLLLQKLPRTPRVVQVDAHAMLHVFFGQDLSPVSRLGPLTDDEAAALVSPDAPSQRPAEAAEPFPLDDGDRRMLDLLSVDGRAPAAELAAATGWSQTTVRRRLAQLRSSGALYFDVDVETDRLGPELRAGLWLEVEPARLAEVGRALAEHEEVAFAAATTGTANVYAAVTCQGPGALYRYLTGPVAALPGIRRTETAPILRVLKGAGPRADVRRAERPAR; encoded by the coding sequence GTGAAAAACGTCCTGCCGTGGGCGCCGCTGGCGGTTCTCGACCTCCTGGACCGCCGCGTCCTGCACGCCCTCCAGATCGACGGACGGGTGTCCTTCGCCCGGATCGGCGAGGTGCTCGGGGTCTCCGACCAGACGATCGCCCGCCGCTACGCCCGGCTGCGCCGGGACGGTGTCGCCCGGGTACTGGGCCTGACCGACCCGCTGCGGATCGGGCTGACCCCGTGGCTGGTACGGGTGCGCTGCACCCCGGACGCCGCCGCGTCGGTCGGCGAGGCACTGGCCCGGCGCACCGACACCCGCTGGGTGAGCCTGATCTCGGGGGGCACGGAGATCTCCTGCACCATGCAGTCGGAGGCGCCCGGGCAGGGCTCGTCGCTGCTGCTCCAGAAGCTGCCGCGCACCCCCCGGGTGGTGCAGGTGGACGCGCACGCGATGCTGCACGTCTTCTTCGGCCAGGACCTCAGCCCGGTCAGCCGGCTGGGACCGCTCACCGACGACGAGGCGGCGGCGCTGGTGTCGCCGGACGCCCCGAGCCAGCGGCCCGCCGAGGCCGCCGAGCCCTTCCCGCTGGACGACGGCGACCGCCGGATGCTCGACCTGCTGTCGGTGGACGGCCGCGCGCCGGCCGCCGAACTGGCCGCCGCCACCGGCTGGTCGCAGACCACGGTGCGCCGCAGGCTGGCCCAGCTGCGCTCGTCCGGCGCGCTCTACTTCGACGTGGACGTCGAGACGGACCGGCTCGGCCCGGAGCTGCGGGCGGGGCTGTGGCTGGAGGTGGAGCCGGCCCGGCTGGCCGAGGTGGGCCGGGCGCTGGCCGAGCACGAGGAGGTCGCGTTCGCGGCGGCCACCACCGGCACCGCGAACGTCTACGCGGCGGTCACCTGCCAGGGCCCCGGCGCGCTCTACCGCTACCTGACCGGCCCGGTGGCGGCGCTGCCGGGCATCCGCCGCACCGAGACCGCGCCGATCCTGCGGGTGCTCAAGGGCGCCGGGCCGCGCGCCGACGTCCGGCGCGCGGAGCGCCCGGCCCGCTGA
- a CDS encoding P-II family nitrogen regulator: MKLVTAVVKPHKLDDVKTALQEMGVQGLTVTEASGYGRQRGHTEVYRGAEYRVDLVPKARIEVLVDDAEAEAVVEAVVTAARTGRIGDGKVWTVPVDTAVRVRTGERGPDAL, encoded by the coding sequence ATGAAGCTGGTCACCGCCGTCGTCAAGCCGCACAAGCTGGACGACGTGAAGACGGCGCTGCAGGAGATGGGCGTGCAGGGCCTGACCGTCACCGAGGCCAGCGGCTACGGCCGGCAGCGCGGGCACACCGAGGTCTACCGGGGCGCGGAGTACCGGGTGGACCTGGTGCCGAAGGCGCGCATCGAGGTGCTGGTGGACGACGCGGAGGCCGAGGCCGTCGTCGAGGCGGTGGTGACCGCGGCCCGCACCGGCCGGATCGGCGACGGGAAGGTGTGGACGGTCCCGGTGGACACCGCCGTGCGGGTCAGGACGGGCGAGCGCGGCCCCGACGCGCTCTGA
- a CDS encoding protealysin inhibitor emfourin — protein MRIEVVRSGGFAGLVRRSALETADQPDGSRLAALAQAALAPHPSAAGRPVPDGFTYRITAGGSTAVVAEPDLTDTQRLLVRMVLGEEA, from the coding sequence ATGCGTATCGAGGTGGTCCGCTCCGGCGGGTTCGCGGGGCTGGTCCGGCGGTCCGCGCTGGAGACGGCGGACCAGCCTGACGGCTCCCGGCTGGCCGCCCTCGCCCAGGCCGCGCTCGCCCCGCACCCCTCGGCCGCGGGCCGCCCGGTCCCGGACGGCTTCACCTACCGGATCACCGCGGGCGGTTCGACCGCGGTCGTCGCCGAGCCCGATCTCACGGACACGCAGCGGCTGCTGGTGCGGATGGTGCTGGGCGAGGAGGCGTAA
- a CDS encoding PhoH family protein: MTQTPIQQQADARQARAHVVVPAKHPMVTVLGSRDSLLRVIENAFPEVDIHVRGNEISAVGEPAEVDLVQRLFDEMMLVLRTGQPMTEDAVERSIAMLRANGAAGADPEAETPAQVLTQNILSSRGRTIRPKTLNQKRYVDAIDKHTIVFGIGPAGTGKTYLAMAKAVQALQSKQVNRIILTRPAVEAGERLGFLPGTLYEKIDPYLRPLYDALHDMLDPDSIPRLMAAGTIEVAPLAYMRGRTLNDAFIILDEAQNTSAEQMKMFLTRLGFDSKIVITGDVTQVDLPGGTKSGLRQVQDILGDVEDVHFSRLTSTDVVRHKLVGRIVDAYERYDNAQDAQQGEPADGRGGPARSRRRK; the protein is encoded by the coding sequence ATGACACAGACACCCATTCAGCAGCAGGCGGACGCGCGGCAGGCCCGCGCACACGTCGTCGTCCCGGCCAAGCACCCGATGGTCACCGTCCTGGGCTCCAGGGACTCCCTGCTCCGCGTTATCGAGAACGCCTTCCCCGAGGTCGACATCCACGTCCGGGGCAACGAGATCAGCGCCGTCGGCGAACCCGCCGAGGTCGACCTGGTCCAGCGGCTCTTCGACGAGATGATGCTGGTGCTGCGCACCGGCCAGCCGATGACCGAGGACGCGGTGGAGCGCTCCATCGCCATGCTGCGGGCCAACGGCGCCGCCGGAGCCGACCCGGAGGCGGAGACCCCGGCCCAGGTGCTCACCCAGAACATCCTGTCCAGCCGCGGCCGCACCATCCGCCCGAAGACGCTCAACCAGAAGCGGTACGTCGACGCGATCGACAAGCACACCATCGTCTTCGGCATCGGCCCGGCCGGCACCGGCAAGACCTACCTGGCCATGGCCAAGGCCGTGCAGGCGCTCCAGTCCAAGCAGGTCAACCGGATCATCCTGACCCGCCCCGCGGTCGAGGCCGGCGAGCGGCTGGGCTTCCTGCCCGGCACCCTGTACGAGAAGATCGACCCGTACCTGCGCCCGCTGTACGACGCGCTGCACGACATGCTCGACCCGGACTCGATCCCCCGGCTGATGGCGGCCGGCACCATCGAGGTCGCCCCGCTGGCCTACATGCGCGGCCGTACGCTGAACGACGCGTTCATCATCCTGGACGAGGCGCAGAACACCAGCGCCGAGCAGATGAAGATGTTCCTGACCCGGCTGGGCTTCGACTCCAAGATCGTCATCACCGGCGACGTCACCCAGGTGGACCTGCCCGGCGGTACCAAGAGCGGGCTGCGCCAGGTGCAGGACATCCTGGGCGACGTGGAGGACGTGCACTTCTCCCGGCTCACCAGCACCGACGTCGTGCGCCATAAGCTGGTGGGGCGCATCGTGGACGCCTACGAGCGCTACGACAACGCCCAGGACGCCCAGCAGGGCGAGCCGGCGGACGGCCGCGGCGGCCCTGCCCGGTCGCGGAGAAGAAAGTAG